One Anolis carolinensis isolate JA03-04 chromosome 4, rAnoCar3.1.pri, whole genome shotgun sequence DNA window includes the following coding sequences:
- the LOC100557526 gene encoding epidermal retinol dehydrogenase 2, with translation MFPIINILDTIEFIILFIYYCFEAFILMFFNYRKNVAGKIVLVTGSANGIGKEIAKNFALLGSILVLLDIDEEGNSETAELAKANGALAVYTYKCDLRKREEIYAVADQVKKEVGDPEMLINNAGIVKGMIFEDLTDSDIQETLEVNTEAHFWTCKAFLPAMIANNQGHLVTISSLSALFGATKLTDYCASKCAASGFLESLAFEMTAAGKKGIKATIVIPSFVETGFVTGVKASRPQLFPVSVNYVVKKIVDGILKEKLYVVLPSYARLNVLKLFLPTKVVFLIAEFYGRFKNLDNYKGSVRRGTKD, from the exons atgtttccaataataaatattttggacACCATTgaatttatcattttatttatttattattgctttgaagcatttattttaatgttttttaattaTCGAAAAAATGTTGCTGGGAAAATAGTACTTGTCACAGGATCTGCAAATGGAATTGGAAAAGAAATTGCCAAAAATTTTGCACTTCTTGGCTCAATCCTTGTTCTCTTGGACATTGACGAAGAAGGTAACAGTGAAACAGCAGAGCTTGCCAAAGCCAATGGAGCCCTAGCCGTTTATACCTACAAGTGTGATTTGCGCAAAAGAGAAGAAATATACGCAGTGGCAGATCAG GTTAAAAAAGAAGTAGGAGATCCAGAGATGCTAATCAATAATGCAGGTATAGTAAAGGGAATGATCTTTGAGGATCTTACTGACTCGGATATACAAGAAACACTGGAAGTCAATACTGAAGCCCATTTCTGG ACCTGCAAAGCCTTTCTTCCAGCTATGATTGCCAACAACCAAGGCCATTTGGTTACTATTTCTAGTTTATCAGCCTTATTTGGGGCCACGAAACTCACAG ATTATTGTGCTAGTAAATGTGCAGCATCTGGGTTTTTGGAATCTCTTGCTTTTGAAATGACAGCTGCGGGAAAGAAAGGTATTAAAGCCACCATTGTCATTCCTTCTTTTGTGGAAACAGGATTCGTTACTGGGGTAAAAGCCAG CAGGCCACAGCTGTTTCCTGTCTCGGTAAACTATGTGGTAAAGAAGATTGTGGATGGTATTCTGAAAGAGAAACTTTACGTGGTCCTGCCATCATATGCAAGACTAAATGTTTTGAAACT ATTTCTGCCTACAAAGGTGGTTTTCCTTATTGCAGAGTTTTACGGACGTTTCAAGAACTTAGATAACTACAAAGGCAGTGTTCGAAGAGGAACAAAGGATTGA